The genomic window CAAAAAGACAGGGGCTACTATTCAAGCCGCGGAAGAAAAAGGGTTGCAAACCAAATTTGAGACGGGACAAGAGTTTATTAAAGGAGAATACCATGCCAAAAAATAATTTGGACGTTTTATGCCTTTTGCAAGAACACGGAGCCATTTTGGAAGGGCATTTTGTGATGCCTTCCGGCTTTCATAGCCAAACTTATATTCAAACTTCTCTGCTGATGCAACATCCCAACTTAGCCCAGCGTATCGCGGGGGCATTGTCGGATAAATTTACTAAAAAAGCAGATGTAATTATGGCGTTGACTCCTTCGGACTCTGTCCTCGCGCAAGAAGTAGCCCGCGTGCGCGGCGTGCGTGCCATTTTTGCTTCTAAAGACGATAACGGACAAATGATTTTCAAACACAATTTCACCATTAAAGAAGGGGAAAATGTGTTAATTGTGGACGATGTGGCTGTTTCCGGCCGCAAAATTAACAAAGCGATTGAACTTGTGTCCTCTCACGGCGGAAATGTGCTGGGAGTGGGCGTGATTGTGGATCGTTCCATGGGATATTTGCCTTTAACGGTTCCGTTAAGAGCGTTGTTGTCGTACCCGATGCAAACTTTTACGGCGAAAGAGTGCCCTCTCTGCGCTGCCAAAATTCCGTTTACGGAAGTGGAAGAATTAAACAAGGGTAATTAAATAATAAAGGAAAAACCGTATGACAGAAATTAAACTAAAAATAAAAGAAGAAAGAAGAATACAAGCGGGGCATTGGTGGATTTTTTCCAACGAAATAGACGGCTTGGACACTTCCATTGAACCCGGTACTTTGGTGCGCGTGATGAGCCACGAAGGGAAACAAGTAGGCATCGGGCTTTTTAATCCGCACAGTTTAATTGCCGTACGGCTTTTGCTAAAAGGCGAAGGGGAATTGGCGGAAGATTTTGTGTTTGAAAATATTGACGACGCCTACACCCGCCGCAAGGAAATCGGTGTACGCAAATGCGGGCGTATGTGCTACGGCGAAGCCGACCATATGCCGGGCTTGGTTATCGACCGCTACAACGATGTGCTTGTTATTGATATTTTAACGGCCGGCATGGAAAAATTGAAACCCGAAATTACCAAAGCCGTGCAGAAAATCTTTAAGCCCAAAGGCATTTACTATAAAAACGACAGTTCCTTCCGTGCTTTGGAAGGCTTAACCAATACGCCGGAAATTATCGGCGAAGTGCCCGAAGAAGTGGAAATTGAAGAAAACGGCGTAAAATACTTGGTTCCTTTGCGCGGCGGACAAAAAACCGGTTTCTATTTCGACCAACGCGAAAACCGCGAATTTCTAAAACCGTATTTCAAAGACAAATTAGTGTTGGACTTATACTCTTACATCGGTTCTTTCGGTATCACGGCCGCTTTGGCGGGTGCCAACCAGGTGTGGGGGTGTGATTCTTCTGCCGCGGCTGTGGAATATGCCAAGAAAAATGCCGAACTCAACGGTGTAAGCGATACGGTTGTTTTCCACCGCGATGATGCCGAACGCCTGCTTTCCGCCATGAAAAAAGGTGCCCTGCCCGACGAACCCGATATGGTACTTTTGGATCCGCCCGCTTTTGTAAAAAGCCGCAAAGCGCTTCCTCAGGCGGTGGGGTTGTATGTAAAACTCGTTAAAATGGCCTTGGAAGGCTTAAAATCCGGCGGTTATTTGGTTTTCTCTACCTGTTCGCACCATGTGTCCCGCGAATTGTTTGTAGATATTATCCGCCAAGGGGTCAGCAAATCCGGGCGGGAAGCCGTGCTTGTGGAACTGCGCGGCCAAGCGAAAGATCACCCGGTGTTAATCGGTATGCCGGAAACGGAATACCTGCACTTCGCTTTGGTGCAAGTTAGATAGAGGAGGATAGAAGTAAACGCAGTTTTGCGTGAATAGAATTTAATCTGTTTTTGGAACCATATACAAGATATGGTGTATGCCGAGTAATCGGCACGCAAACAGGCCAAAAACAGTCGTCTTAGGCGCAAGATAAACGGACTAATTACCCGTTTGTTTTGTGCCGAGTGTCTGCCGTCCTATGGGCGGCAGGCCACGGCTGTTTCTTATGAGCTACCTGTTTGCGGCTCTGAGAAAACAGCCGTTTTTGTTTTCTTGAGCTCGATAAAAAGGGAGAAAGGAAAATGAAAGAAGGTTTTACATTAATAGAATTATTGGTCGTAGTGCTGATTATCGGTATTTTATCAGCGGTGGCTCTTCCGCAATATACAAAAGCCGTTACTAAGGCCCGTTTTACGGAAGCACTTATTTTGCTGAAGAGTGTTAAACAGGCTAAAGATGTCTGTTTTTTGGCAACGGGAGAACAGTGTTCTTACTGGGAAGAGTTGGATGTAGAAGTTCCCAATCAAGTTACAGTTCATGGTGCAGAAACAAAATATTTTTATCTGGATGCTATGGATGGTTGGAACGGTGCCAATGGCCCTGTGATTGGCTATAAAAAAGAAAAAGTATGTATTTGCTATTATGACGAAGAAGACCCAATTCTAGGAACAAAAGGAAAATTAGTCCTTTCTCAAGGAGTTGGGGGGTGTTCGACGGACGAACCTACTATGGATTATGCTAAACTATTAAATATTCCCGAGGTTTCGGAAGATAAATGTGGTTGTTGTTAGAGAGAAATAAAAGGAATATTTCCAAAACCCATTTATTTTTGTTATAATATATGGGTAATGCCGAGGTAGCTCAGTGGTAGAGCACTGGTCTGAAAAACCAGGTGTCGACAGTTCGATCCTGTCCCTCGGCATTTCGTTTTTTATATGAGAATTTTTAATCCGCCCTTCGGGGCGGTTTTTATTTGAAAAATTAAGAGAAGATCAGCCCGGCGGCAAATTCCAAAAGTTGTTTTTCGTTCGGGCCGAAACGGGAAGGAATCGGGGAGTCTGCGTCCAGTACGCCCCAGACATCTTTTCCGTTGAAAACAGGCGTTACCAATTCGCTGCAAGACGAAGGGTCGCAGGCAATGTGTCCTTCAAACTCGTGTACATCGGGCACGATTAGCGTTTCCTTTTTTTCCCATGCGGCCGCGCAAACTCCTTTGCCGGGATAAAGCACCACGCAGGCGGGTTTTCCTTGGAAGGGGCCCAAAAGAAGAGTATTGTTGTTTACGCGGTAAAAGCCTATCCAGTTTATCTGTTCCAAAGCCTCAAACAGCGCCGCCGACACATTAGCCGCGCGGGCAATCGGGTCGGTGGAAGTTTCCACAAGAGCGGAAAGTTGTTTTTCCAACAAAGCATAAGGATAGGTTTTCGTCATATTTTTATTCTACAAAATCCTTATATTTTTTATTGCACTTTGTCCTGAAAAATATATATATTTTATGTATATGGGCTTGCCGGTTTTTATCCCCCGGCCTCTAGGAGAATTATGCCAAGAATTGAAGTAGACCCCAACAAATGCAAAGCTTGCTATTTGTGCGTAAACGCCTGCCCGAAAAAATGTTTGGGCAAAT from Elusimicrobium sp. includes these protein-coding regions:
- a CDS encoding orotate phosphoribosyltransferase, with amino-acid sequence MPKNNLDVLCLLQEHGAILEGHFVMPSGFHSQTYIQTSLLMQHPNLAQRIAGALSDKFTKKADVIMALTPSDSVLAQEVARVRGVRAIFASKDDNGQMIFKHNFTIKEGENVLIVDDVAVSGRKINKAIELVSSHGGNVLGVGVIVDRSMGYLPLTVPLRALLSYPMQTFTAKECPLCAAKIPFTEVEELNKGN
- a CDS encoding class I SAM-dependent rRNA methyltransferase; translated protein: MTEIKLKIKEERRIQAGHWWIFSNEIDGLDTSIEPGTLVRVMSHEGKQVGIGLFNPHSLIAVRLLLKGEGELAEDFVFENIDDAYTRRKEIGVRKCGRMCYGEADHMPGLVIDRYNDVLVIDILTAGMEKLKPEITKAVQKIFKPKGIYYKNDSSFRALEGLTNTPEIIGEVPEEVEIEENGVKYLVPLRGGQKTGFYFDQRENREFLKPYFKDKLVLDLYSYIGSFGITAALAGANQVWGCDSSAAAVEYAKKNAELNGVSDTVVFHRDDAERLLSAMKKGALPDEPDMVLLDPPAFVKSRKALPQAVGLYVKLVKMALEGLKSGGYLVFSTCSHHVSRELFVDIIRQGVSKSGREAVLVELRGQAKDHPVLIGMPETEYLHFALVQVR
- a CDS encoding prepilin-type N-terminal cleavage/methylation domain-containing protein, encoding MKEGFTLIELLVVVLIIGILSAVALPQYTKAVTKARFTEALILLKSVKQAKDVCFLATGEQCSYWEELDVEVPNQVTVHGAETKYFYLDAMDGWNGANGPVIGYKKEKVCICYYDEEDPILGTKGKLVLSQGVGGCSTDEPTMDYAKLLNIPEVSEDKCGCC
- a CDS encoding GAF domain-containing protein, which produces MTKTYPYALLEKQLSALVETSTDPIARAANVSAALFEALEQINWIGFYRVNNNTLLLGPFQGKPACVVLYPGKGVCAAAWEKKETLIVPDVHEFEGHIACDPSSCSELVTPVFNGKDVWGVLDADSPIPSRFGPNEKQLLEFAAGLIFS